In Anaerolineales bacterium, the following proteins share a genomic window:
- a CDS encoding aldo/keto reductase encodes MTEVSNETRFLHALEMGLGAMQWGDRAIWQYGRGYGLDEVKQAFEISLAAGVRFVDTAELYGNGLSERSLGRFLKETDQPVLVATKFFPWPWRFTQSALPRALKGSLARIGVESVDLYQIHWPSPVMKTDSLMDGLAECIKTGLARTVGVSNFGHTRMVAAYSALARNGIPLAANQVHYSLLSREVEKNGILARCKELGIRMIAYCPLERGMLTGKYTSENPPPGRRAAKYAKILPKIQPLLKYMTQIGQDHGGKSCAQVALNWTICKGALPIPGAKNAAQAEQNAGALGWRLTDEEVARLDFASDALIEPTMTAH; translated from the coding sequence GTGACCGAAGTTAGTAACGAAACAAGATTTTTGCACGCCCTCGAAATGGGACTCGGCGCGATGCAATGGGGCGACCGCGCGATATGGCAATATGGGCGCGGCTACGGCCTGGATGAAGTGAAACAGGCATTTGAAATTTCGCTCGCCGCCGGCGTTCGTTTCGTGGATACGGCTGAATTATATGGCAATGGATTATCCGAACGTTCGCTAGGGAGATTTTTGAAAGAGACCGATCAGCCTGTGTTGGTCGCGACAAAATTTTTTCCGTGGCCCTGGCGGTTTACCCAAAGCGCATTGCCTCGCGCGCTGAAAGGAAGCCTCGCGCGCATCGGAGTCGAAAGCGTTGACTTGTATCAGATCCACTGGCCCAGCCCGGTGATGAAAACCGATTCGTTGATGGACGGGTTGGCGGAGTGCATCAAAACCGGTTTGGCGCGCACGGTCGGCGTCTCGAATTTTGGGCATACGCGCATGGTTGCCGCATATTCCGCGTTAGCGCGCAACGGAATCCCGCTCGCGGCGAATCAAGTCCACTATAGTTTATTGAGCCGCGAAGTGGAAAAGAACGGCATCCTCGCGCGCTGTAAAGAGTTGGGTATTCGTATGATCGCGTATTGTCCGCTCGAACGCGGGATGCTCACCGGGAAATATACGTCTGAAAATCCTCCGCCTGGCAGGCGAGCGGCAAAGTACGCGAAGATACTTCCAAAGATCCAACCGTTACTCAAATACATGACCCAGATCGGGCAAGATCACGGCGGAAAATCCTGCGCGCAAGTCGCGTTGAATTGGACGATCTGCAAAGGCGCGCTCCCGATCCCCGGCGCGAAGAACGCCGCACAAGCGGAACAAAACGCCGGCGCCCTCGGCTGGCGACTAACCGACGAAGAAGTGGCAAGGCTCGATTTTGCCAGCGATGCGCTCATAGAACCAACAATGACCGCGCACTAA
- a CDS encoding DUF4345 family protein — translation MGSKLLFILNAVVVIVLGAALMFVPATALAQFGTETRVPELHMARFLGAALVTLGLLLWFAKDASDPGVQKNMAFAMLGGTVLALIVTIIGVAFDGIIRNFGWLVIVIEVVFGLGYVFVIFLQPRMK, via the coding sequence ATGGGCTCGAAACTTTTATTCATCTTGAACGCGGTTGTGGTGATCGTATTGGGCGCGGCTCTAATGTTTGTGCCGGCAACTGCGCTCGCCCAGTTCGGCACAGAGACGCGTGTCCCTGAGTTGCACATGGCAAGATTCCTCGGCGCGGCATTGGTGACTCTAGGGTTGTTGCTATGGTTCGCCAAGGACGCATCGGACCCGGGTGTGCAAAAGAACATGGCGTTTGCCATGCTTGGCGGGACTGTGCTTGCCTTGATCGTAACCATCATCGGCGTCGCGTTCGACGGGATCATCCGCAACTTCGGCTGGTTGGTGATCGTGATCGAAGTGGTGTTCGGTCTGGGATACGTGTTCGTGATATTCCTCCAACCCCGCATGAAATAA
- a CDS encoding DUF3592 domain-containing protein: protein MEIFAIVSILFSLIVPICAAILPIVILVGIGVFLYRRSKMKDVAKQAAQTWSSTMGTVITSTVQVKRSYKSRSEIPVVVYQYQVNGTPYVGKIIKAGEQYFSVRLYGDAQKTVARYPVGAQVMVYYNPANPAESALER, encoded by the coding sequence ATGGAGATCTTTGCCATTGTTTCGATCTTGTTCAGCCTCATCGTCCCGATCTGCGCGGCGATTTTACCTATCGTAATCCTCGTCGGCATTGGAGTCTTTCTCTATCGCCGAAGCAAAATGAAGGATGTAGCCAAGCAAGCCGCGCAGACTTGGTCCAGCACGATGGGAACGGTGATCACTTCCACGGTTCAAGTGAAGCGGTCCTATAAAAGCCGTTCAGAGATTCCCGTCGTTGTATACCAATATCAAGTGAACGGCACGCCCTATGTGGGCAAAATCATCAAGGCGGGCGAACAATATTTCAGCGTTCGGCTTTACGGCGACGCGCAAAAGACGGTCGCGCGTTATCCCGTCGGCGCGCAGGTGATGGTCTACTACAACCCGGCGAATCCCGCCGAATCCGCGCTGGAGCGATAA